The following are encoded together in the Chloroflexota bacterium genome:
- a CDS encoding YceI family protein: MKLILGAGFVAVVMAVGMVGWSIFKPPAQASAPIAAAPVAKTSAASQTVYQIDPNASTAKFIIDEVLRGSPKTVVGTTSQVAGQIAADLRDIDAANVGAIRVNARTLTTDAEGRNRMLQNQILQTEQHEYITFTPTRMVGLPDAATVGQPITFQMVGNLNIKGTDREATFDVTVTPTAANQLEGIAKTTIRYADWGVSIPQVPSVTGVSDQLGVELNFVARAS; this comes from the coding sequence ATGAAGCTGATTCTTGGCGCAGGATTCGTAGCGGTCGTCATGGCAGTCGGAATGGTCGGTTGGAGCATCTTCAAGCCGCCGGCCCAGGCCAGCGCGCCGATCGCTGCCGCGCCCGTCGCGAAGACGTCCGCCGCCAGCCAGACCGTCTACCAGATCGACCCGAACGCGTCGACCGCGAAGTTCATTATCGACGAGGTGCTGCGCGGCTCGCCGAAGACCGTCGTCGGGACCACCAGCCAGGTCGCAGGCCAGATCGCCGCTGACCTTAGGGACATCGACGCGGCGAACGTCGGCGCGATCCGGGTCAACGCTCGCACGCTGACCACCGACGCCGAGGGGCGCAACCGGATGCTGCAGAACCAGATCCTCCAGACCGAGCAGCATGAGTACATCACCTTCACGCCCACCAGGATGGTCGGGCTGCCGGACGCGGCGACGGTCGGCCAGCCGATCACCTTCCAGATGGTTGGCAACCTGAACATCAAGGGCACCGACCGCGAGGCAACGTTTGATGTGACGGTGACGCCGACCGCTGCCAACCAGCTCGAGGGCATCGCGAAGACGACCATTCGCTACGCTGACTGGGGCGTGAGCATCCCGCAGGTGCCATCCGTGACCGGCGTCTCGGATCAGCTCGGGGTGGAGCTGAACTTCGTGGCCCGGGCAAGCTAG
- a CDS encoding class I SAM-dependent methyltransferase yields MSASPEPLRERKSADWWDQFWQRPLAATGRLLTCRRTAEETLRLLGPTLARLPAGRRLRVLDLGCGHGDLTPLLLNESRLEIVAVDLSAAALGQFRARQAGRLPDRLRLTRASVYELPFADAAFDVVVSFGYASAASYAGAESEVARVLRPGGLAIIDFVSPSLYRWVAAPRATARWLQRYRDPSQEQYHFGRLGLREHFAPARLHLEAVSYLNAYPPLERLAGQPWCGLLDRALSRLAGPLLGRVLLARLRRR; encoded by the coding sequence GTGAGCGCCTCTCCGGAACCGCTCCGCGAGCGCAAGTCGGCTGACTGGTGGGATCAGTTCTGGCAGCGACCGCTCGCGGCGACCGGCCGGCTGCTTACCTGCCGGCGGACCGCCGAGGAGACCCTGCGGCTGCTCGGCCCGACCCTCGCGCGGTTGCCGGCCGGGCGCAGGCTGCGGGTGCTCGATCTCGGCTGCGGCCACGGCGACCTGACGCCGCTGCTCCTGAACGAGTCGCGGTTGGAGATCGTGGCCGTCGATCTCTCGGCGGCGGCGCTCGGTCAGTTTCGGGCGCGGCAGGCCGGCCGCCTGCCAGATCGGCTCAGGCTCACCCGGGCCAGCGTCTACGAGCTGCCGTTCGCAGATGCCGCGTTCGACGTGGTCGTCAGCTTCGGCTACGCCAGCGCCGCCTCGTATGCCGGCGCGGAGTCCGAGGTTGCGCGCGTGCTGCGGCCCGGCGGCCTCGCCATCATCGACTTCGTCAGCCCGAGCCTGTACCGCTGGGTCGCCGCGCCCAGGGCCACCGCGCGCTGGCTTCAGCGCTACCGCGATCCGTCCCAGGAGCAGTACCACTTCGGGCGGCTCGGCCTGCGGGAGCACTTCGCACCGGCCCGCTTGCACCTGGAGGCGGTCAGCTACCTGAACGCCTACCCGCCGCTCGAACGGCTGGCCGGGCAGCCCTGGTGTGGGCTGCTCGACCGCGCGCTCTCACGGCTGGCCGGGCCGCTGCTGGGCCGGGTGCTGCTGGCGCGCCTGCGCCGCCGCTGA
- a CDS encoding D-tyrosyl-tRNA(Tyr) deacylase has product MRAVCQRVSRASVTVDGEVVGQIERGWLVLLGVGPHDNEAVAARVADKLVGLRVFPDDAGKMNRSVLDAGGAVLVVSQFTLYADTSRGRRPGFTGAAPPAVAEPLVARFAAMIRQRGLRVETGRFGTHMDVELVNDGPVTIVLTDEPAAPATQAPR; this is encoded by the coding sequence ATGCGAGCGGTCTGTCAGCGGGTGAGCCGCGCCAGCGTGACCGTTGACGGCGAGGTCGTCGGGCAGATCGAGCGCGGCTGGCTGGTGCTGCTGGGCGTCGGCCCCCACGACAACGAGGCCGTCGCGGCCCGGGTGGCCGACAAGCTCGTCGGGCTGCGCGTCTTTCCCGACGACGCCGGCAAGATGAACCGCTCGGTGCTGGACGCTGGCGGCGCGGTCCTGGTCGTTTCGCAGTTCACACTGTACGCCGATACCTCGCGCGGGCGGCGGCCGGGCTTCACCGGAGCCGCCCCGCCGGCCGTCGCCGAGCCACTGGTGGCCCGCTTCGCCGCCATGATTCGCCAGCGCGGCCTGCGCGTCGAGACCGGCCGCTTCGGCACGCACATGGATGTCGAGCTGGTCAACGACGGCCCGGTCACCATCGTGCTGACGGACGAGCCAGCCGCCCCTGCCACCCAGGCGCCCCGGTGA